CGATGCGGCCCGTCGCCACCGTGCCGCGGCCCGTGATCGAGAACACGTCCTCGACCGGGAGCAGGAACGGCTTGTCGACTTCGCGCACCGGCTGCGGGATGTACGTGTCGAGGGCGTTGTAGAGCTCCTCGATCTTGCCGACCCAATTGGCGTCGCCGCTGATCGCGCCGCTCGCCGAGCCGCGGATGACCGGGGCTTCGTCGCCGGCGTAGTCGTACTTGCTCAACAGCTCGCGCACCTCGAGCTCGACGAGGTCGAGCAGCTCGGCGTCGTCGACGAGGTCGCACTTGTTGAGGAAGACGACGATCTGCGGCACGTTGACCTGGCGGGCGAGCAGGATGTGCTCGCGCGTCTGCGGCATCGGGCCGTCGACCGCGCTCACCACGAGGATCGCGCCGTCCATCTGCGCCGCACCCGTGATCATGTTCTTCACGTAGTCGGCGTGGCCCGGGCAGTCGACGTGGGCGTAGTGACGGTTCGGCGTCTCATACTCCACGTGCGACGTCGCGATGGTCAGAATCTTCGTCGCGTCGCGACGGCCCTGCGATTCCGACGCCTTCGCCACTTCGTCGTACGCGACGTACTTCGTGCCGTAGCCCTTGTCCGCCGACACCTTCGTGAGCGCCGCCGTCAGGGTCGTCTTGCCGTGGTCAACGTGGCCGATGGTGCCGACGTTCACGTGCGGCTTTGTCCGCTCGAACTTTGCCTTTGCCATTGAACTGATCCCTATTGGATTGAGGTATCTGGTCTCCGGTCGCCGGTATCCGGTCTCCGCGGTGTACGGTGACCGGTGACCTGTGACCGGCGACCTCTTACGCCTTCACCTTCGCCACGATCTCTTCGGCCTTGCTCTTCGGCACTTCATCATAGTGCGCGAATTCCATCGAGTACACCGCGCGTCCCTGCGACATCGAGCGCAGCCGTGTGGAGTACCCGAACATCTCCTCGAGGGGCACCGTCGCGGCGATCACCTGCGCTTCACCCCGCTGCGTCATGCCGCCGATCTTGCCCCGGCGCGACGAGAGGTCGCCCAGCACGTCGCCCATGAAGGCATCCGGCGTCACCACCTCGACGTTCATCAGCGGCTCGAGGAGCACCGGATGAGCGCGCTTCGCGGCCTCTTTGTACGCCATCGAGCCGGCGATCTTGAACGCCATTTCGCTCGAGTCGACGTCGTGGTACGAGCCGTACACGAGCTCGACCTTCACGTCGACCATCGGATAGCCCGCAAGCACTCCGTTCTCGAGCGCTTCCTTGATGCCCTGCTCGACCGGGGCGATGTATTCGCGAGGAATCACGCCGCCCACGATCTTGTCCTCGAACAGAAAGCCCGCGCCCGGCTCCGACGGCTCCATGTTGATGACCACGTGGCCGTACTGGCCCTTGCCGCCCGACTGCCGGATGAACTTCCCTTCGACCTTCTCGACGCGCTTGCGGATCGTCTCGCGGAACGCGACCTGCGGCCGCCCGATGTTCGCGTCGACCTTGAACTCGCGCTGCATGCGATCGACGATGATCTCGAGGTGCAGCTCGCCCATCCCGGAGATGATCGTCTGCGCGGTCTCCTCGTCCGTGTGGACGCGGAACGTCGGGTCTTCCTCCGACAACTTCGCCAGCGCGATCGACAGCTTGTCCTGATCCGCCTTCGTCTTCGGCTCGATGGCGACGTCGATGACGGGGTTCGGGAACTTCATCGCCTCGAGGATGATCGGATGATCATCGTCGCACATCGTGTCGCCCGTGCGCGTGTCGCGGAGGCCGATCGCGGCGGCGATGTCGCCGGCGCGCACTTCCTCGATCTCCTCGCGCTTGTTGGCGTGCATCTGCAACAGACGCCCGACGCGCTCGCGCTTGTCCTTCGTCGAGTTGTAGACGTACGAGCCCGACTCGAGCACGCCCGAGTACACGCGGAAGAACGTCAGTTTTCCGACGAACGGATCGGTCGCGATTTTGAACGCGAGCGCCGCGAACGGAGCCTCGTCGGAAACCGGACGCTCCGCGTGGTGCTCGTCGTGATGCGGGAGATGTCCCTCGATCGCCTTGACGTCGACCGGCGCGGGGAGGTAGTCGATCACCGCGTCGAGCAGCGCCTGGACGCCCTTGTTCTT
The Gemmatimonadaceae bacterium genome window above contains:
- the tuf gene encoding elongation factor Tu gives rise to the protein MAKAKFERTKPHVNVGTIGHVDHGKTTLTAALTKVSADKGYGTKYVAYDEVAKASESQGRRDATKILTIATSHVEYETPNRHYAHVDCPGHADYVKNMITGAAQMDGAILVVSAVDGPMPQTREHILLARQVNVPQIVVFLNKCDLVDDAELLDLVELEVRELLSKYDYAGDEAPVIRGSASGAISGDANWVGKIEELYNALDTYIPQPVREVDKPFLLPVEDVFSITGRGTVATGRIDRGKIKVGEEVALVGFGSTKKSVVTGVEMFRKLLDDGQAGDNVGLLLRGVDKKEIERGMVLAKPGSITPHTKFEAEVYVLTKDEGGRHTPFFKGYRPQFYFRTTDVTGSIELPGGTEMVMPGDNIQMMIELITPIAMEEQVRFAIREGGRTVGAGVVTKILA
- the fusA gene encoding elongation factor G — translated: MARETPLDHYRNIGIMAHIDAGKTTTTERILYYTGKAHKIGEVHEGTATMDWMEQEQERGITITSAATTAFWTRNGIEYRINIIDTPGHVDFTVEVERSLRVLDGAVTLLDSVAGVEPQTETVWRQADRYGVPRIIFANKMDRVGADFDRCMTMIRDRLSKDAYPLQLPVGSGELFTGHIDLIERKQYIFDEESLGKKFTVVDIPAEYREAAELARHDLIDHAVANDDSVMEKYLNGEELTCDEIRSAIRKATVTGKMIPVLCGASFKNKGVQALLDAVIDYLPAPVDVKAIEGHLPHHDEHHAERPVSDEAPFAALAFKIATDPFVGKLTFFRVYSGVLESGSYVYNSTKDKRERVGRLLQMHANKREEIEEVRAGDIAAAIGLRDTRTGDTMCDDDHPIILEAMKFPNPVIDVAIEPKTKADQDKLSIALAKLSEEDPTFRVHTDEETAQTIISGMGELHLEIIVDRMQREFKVDANIGRPQVAFRETIRKRVEKVEGKFIRQSGGKGQYGHVVINMEPSEPGAGFLFEDKIVGGVIPREYIAPVEQGIKEALENGVLAGYPMVDVKVELVYGSYHDVDSSEMAFKIAGSMAYKEAAKRAHPVLLEPLMNVEVVTPDAFMGDVLGDLSSRRGKIGGMTQRGEAQVIAATVPLEEMFGYSTRLRSMSQGRAVYSMEFAHYDEVPKSKAEEIVAKVKA